A window of the Desulforapulum autotrophicum HRM2 genome harbors these coding sequences:
- a CDS encoding DUF4019 domain-containing protein — translation MVLKRICLFVLLGLIAAQPLGADQSKEVEATAAARSWLLLVDDQSYTDSWERADPYFKNAVTLDQWKKSLLLVRKPLGAVLSRKLISRQYLRSLPGAPDGEYVVIQYGTRFENGGASVETITGLLDPDGVWRVAGYYIKPGG, via the coding sequence ATGGTATTGAAACGGATTTGCCTGTTTGTATTGCTCGGGTTGATTGCAGCCCAACCCCTGGGGGCCGATCAAAGTAAGGAGGTTGAGGCCACAGCAGCTGCCCGGTCATGGCTCCTGCTGGTTGACGATCAAAGCTACACAGACAGCTGGGAACGTGCGGACCCTTATTTTAAAAATGCTGTTACCCTGGACCAGTGGAAAAAGTCGCTACTCCTGGTTCGAAAACCCCTGGGTGCTGTTTTGTCCAGGAAATTGATTTCACGGCAATATCTTCGATCACTTCCCGGGGCGCCCGACGGTGAATACGTGGTGATCCAGTATGGGACAAGGTTTGAAAATGGTGGGGCATCGGTGGAAACCATCACCGGGTTGCTGGATCCGGACGGGGTCTGGCGGGTGGCTGGGTATTATATTAAACCGGGTGGGTGA
- a CDS encoding NAD(P)H-dependent oxidoreductase, producing the protein MLVLAIKGSPRKKGNTDYLLGLFMAEARKRGWETEVIDAVKENFEPCIGCGNCERTGFCSIKDTMPERFFSPLRRADVVVVSVPTYFYAVPARIKGLMDRTQTLWSRKYLFKIKDAGHDHRKGVLLAAAATHGRDLFDGIKLNVKYFLDAAGAAFEENLCYRGIDSRGAMERHPTVHGDVALLAQRVLSPFEQRRTWVFACRENAGRSQMAAAFARFLAGDRIEVISAGSAPGEKVNPLVVAAMAEKGIDLAFLKPVPLGDILEKCSPHLLVTMGCGQECPLVPGCRVVDWDLPDPAAMDLDGVRALGNEIEKRVNALVKDFSAAAVE; encoded by the coding sequence ATGCTTGTACTCGCCATAAAGGGGAGTCCCAGGAAAAAGGGAAACACCGATTATCTGCTTGGTTTGTTCATGGCCGAGGCCCGGAAAAGGGGATGGGAAACCGAAGTTATTGATGCGGTTAAGGAAAATTTTGAACCCTGCATTGGTTGCGGCAATTGTGAACGAACGGGTTTTTGCAGTATTAAGGATACAATGCCTGAACGTTTTTTTTCCCCGTTGCGGCGGGCCGATGTCGTGGTTGTCTCGGTTCCCACCTATTTCTATGCGGTTCCAGCCAGGATCAAGGGGTTGATGGACCGAACCCAGACCCTCTGGTCCCGCAAGTATCTGTTTAAAATCAAGGACGCTGGCCATGACCATCGAAAGGGGGTGCTCCTAGCCGCTGCCGCCACCCATGGCAGGGATCTGTTTGACGGCATAAAACTCAATGTCAAGTATTTTCTTGATGCTGCCGGTGCCGCATTTGAAGAGAATCTCTGCTACAGGGGGATCGACAGCCGGGGAGCCATGGAAAGGCATCCGACTGTTCATGGCGACGTGGCCCTGCTTGCCCAAAGGGTGTTATCCCCGTTTGAGCAACGCAGGACATGGGTGTTTGCCTGTCGGGAAAATGCAGGCAGAAGCCAGATGGCCGCGGCCTTTGCCCGCTTTCTTGCAGGCGACAGGATCGAGGTGATCAGTGCAGGATCGGCCCCAGGGGAAAAGGTCAATCCCCTTGTTGTTGCCGCAATGGCGGAAAAGGGAATTGACCTGGCCTTTCTGAAACCTGTGCCCCTTGGGGATATCCTGGAAAAATGTTCTCCCCATTTGCTGGTCACCATGGGGTGCGGCCAGGAATGTCCGTTGGTTCCTGGATGCCGGGTGGTTGACTGGGACCTGCCTGATCCTGCGGCCATGGATCTTGACGGTGTCCGGGCCCTGGGAAATGAGATTGAAAAAAGGGTCAACGCCCTTGTCAAGGACTTTTCGGCAGCAGCTGTTGAATAA
- a CDS encoding YqaE/Pmp3 family membrane protein, with protein sequence MELIKIICAVILPPLGVFMQVGIGKHFWINIILTILGYIPGIVHAVWVVAKNK encoded by the coding sequence ATGGAACTTATAAAAATCATATGCGCAGTCATTCTGCCACCTTTGGGAGTGTTCATGCAGGTTGGCATTGGAAAACATTTCTGGATCAATATTATTTTAACAATACTTGGATACATTCCTGGTATCGTTCATGCAGTCTGGGTTGTTGCAAAAAACAAGTAA
- a CDS encoding rubredoxin-like domain-containing protein has translation MTSWICDKCGYRLEAETPPEECPSCKKKCSFVDNSCYTPDCQGQPIDPRIKNN, from the coding sequence ATGACCAGCTGGATTTGTGATAAATGCGGTTATCGGCTTGAGGCCGAGACACCGCCTGAAGAGTGCCCGTCGTGTAAAAAAAAATGTTCGTTTGTTGATAATTCCTGCTATACGCCGGACTGCCAGGGTCAGCCCATTGACCCCAGAATTAAAAACAACTAA